ggaaaagaacttcaggggctgatctcatttgcataggcacacccaccccgcctagtatgaggccatagctgcccaaatggtcactttggctgctgtgggatccccagtgtctctgttattggggcaggaagaataaattgttattaccctgattatgggaatcaaggacagcagaactgtacttggccttttgttatgatggagggactcgccatcaactaagtagcactcgctaggcgagggacatgggttccaaaactttgtgaatggagagaggttgggaacaggtattaatacttggtggtatagcccccccccccccccccccgggtgagGGTCTTATATggtaattgcacttcctcctctctccactgtggaatatcagagctaattttgattccattaggaatctagttgctgagctgaattccctttgggctaatggtgcaccagccctggggctcccctgctacaagctgaaatcacaaaagagctaaactgactaagagctgaaatcactgagtgttgtgttaagtagtgggggagcctgaagatatatggtggagcagtttgcgggacggcgagcagagtggctcatggggcggctggcagagcggtgccccatggagaggtggggccatcagatttggaccacgtaaggtgccccttaacatccccccccccccatctccacccaggttgggaggtaaaactctgcagataaacttttgaactctggggctgccctgaccagggacaaagacttttgggttgttggacttttgggactttgggtgattttgggttgctggactcaagaaccaaagggaaagacacgccccaatttgcttggggtgggttttttgctcatgggttgtgttatgaatcctgttcgtggtgtttcccccaacataatgccacattgtttctctctgttattaaaagggtttttttgctacactcagactctgtgcttgcgagaggggaagtattgcctcttggaggcacccagcaggggtggtatagatttgtcccaggtcactgggtgggggctcgagccggttttgcattgtgttattggaacggatcccctagatactgaacccggcccttgttgctgccaactctgacaggcagaagggttacattttcaaaggtacactcaccagaggtcccttctccgacTTCTAgatccgggagcccgccttgggtgggttgggagggtaccagatccagggtgagaaacagttcctggctgtcggggaaaatggtttctccacttgcttgctgtgcgtCAACCTCCTCcgcatcatcatcttcctcgtctcCAAAATCCGCATGCGTGTTGCATGAGAGCCCATTGAGGGAGTCCAcgcacagggctggggtcgtggtaggggcaccccctagaatggcatgcagctcatcatagaagcggcatgtctggggctctgacccggagcagccatttgcctctctggttctttggtaggcttgcctgagctccttaactttcacgcggcattgctacGGGTCCCTGtgatggcctctgtccttcatgcccttggagattttttcaaatattttggcatttcgtcttttggaacgtagttctgatagcatggattcgtctccccgtacagcgatcagatcccgtacctcccgttcggtccatgctggagctcttttgcgattctgggtctgcatggtcacctctgctgatgagctctgcgctcacctgcagcttgccacgctggccaaccAGAAAATGAAAAGTTCAAAAGTTCAAaagtctacctggccagtgcatctgagttgagaccgctgtccagagcggtcacaatggagcactctgggatagctcccggaggtcaattccgttgaattgcatccacactaccccaaattggatccagcaaggtcgatttcagcgctaatccactcgtcggggaggagtacagaaaccggttttaagagcccttaaagttggaaaaaatggcttcgtagtgtggatgggtgcagggctaaacctatccaatgctgctaaatccgatcTAAACTTGTCGTGTTGACCAGggctaaataaccccagttcctgcagcctctcctcgtaaatcatctgccccagccccctgatcgttttcattgctctccgctggactctctccagtttgtccacatcccttctgtagtggggggaccaaaacgaGATGCAAAACTCCacatatggcctcaccagtgccgaatagaggggaataatcacttccctcgatctgctggcaatgctcctactaatacagcccaatatgccgttgaccttcttggcaacgagggcagaCTGCTGACTCATAGCCAGTGTGAtgtccaggtccttttctgcagaaccactgcttagccagtcagcccccagaaaagaaacaaagaaagaaacaaagacagAAACAAGGAAAAGGAAAGACAGATGGGGAGGGGTTAAACTGGGTGGAGGAAAAAGACATGAACCTAAAGTTGGGGAGAAACCACCAAGCTTGACGTAGACACAGGGTGTGCATCATCCCCAGACCACTGTTCAAAACTCCCCCAGCCACAGTAAGGGAACCAAAACTGGCAGCAGCTGCAAcaccagcagggagagagagcccaGCACCAAGTAAGGGCAGTGCGGTCCAGTGGTTAGAAGGGGCGGATtgggacccaggtctcctgggttctatccccagctcttggAGAGGAACGGACTCTGGTGGGTCACAGCAGGcggggccaggagccaggactccgagGTTCCCTCCCTGGTGGTGACAGGAGTGTCGTGCTCTGTGTGGGTCATTTATTTATTCAAACGGACCTTTTCGGGTGCCAGTTGCCGTCATCCCGACAACGCCCTATTCTCAGCCtggtttaatcatttttgtggccctaccccagagctccTGCCAGTTTGGGCACCCCCAGGCAGTGAATCCCCACTATTGCTGAGACTTGGGGGGGTCCAGTCCACACCCACCCAACCGCATCTCACCCCGTGCCCATCCCTTGTAGAGATGGACCCCAgaaaagcacctaaatacctcatCTCCGCCGGGCGCCGCAACCTCACCATCGCCTTTGCCCTGCTCATCTTGGGGGTCCTGACATGGGCTTACGTCGCTGGGATCCAGCTGGTGGCCGACCAGTATCGGATCATGGCCTTTGGCCTCTATGGAGCCTTCCTCGCCGCCCACCTGGTCATCCAGAGCTTCTTCGCCTCTCTGGAGCACCGGCGGATGAGGAGGGAGTCGTTGGCCTGTAGCTACACCAAGACGGTGGCGTTGACCATCTCAGCCTACCAAGAAGACCCCTCCTATTTCTGGCAGTGCCTGGAGTCGGTGCGGGACACCCTGTACCCCCCAGAGAAGCTGCGGATCCTCATGGTGATCGACGGCAACAGCCCCGACGACCGCTACATGATGGACATGTTCCAGGAGGTCTTCGCCGGCGAGGACGTGGGCACCTATGTCTGGGAGAACAATTACCACCAGCTGCCCCAGctggagggcggggaggggggcagcggctcccagggggcaggaggggaggagcctGGGCCCTACACCGAGGTGGAGATGGTGGACCCGGGCCAGCTGGCGGTGGAGGAGTTGATCCGCTCCAGGCGATGCGTCTGCATCATGCAGCGATGGGGCGGGAAGCGGGAGGTGATGTACACGGCCTTCAGGGCGCTGGGCAACTCGGTGGACTATATCCAGGTAGGAGCAACCAACTGGctaccctccccccactccaccccccagcacagcacagcgccccctactgcagTTCTGGGCAtgagggccagccctgcctgccaggggagagaccccaccccgcccccttcagcacagcgccccctagtgccgccctgGGGCAGCGGGACAGTCCTGACTGTCAGGGgagagcccccagcctgccccctgcagcacagcgccccctagtgatGCACTGGGCATAGGGGTCAGCACAGCTCCCCCTGGGGGTCTCCGCAAGTAACACCCCCTCCTCGGCCGCCCCCAGGTGTGCGACTCAGACACCAAGCTGGACCCCAGCGCCACGGTGGAGATGGTGAAGGTGTTGGAGGCCAACAAGCGCTACGGAGCCGTGGGGGGC
The sequence above is a segment of the Chelonia mydas isolate rCheMyd1 chromosome 24, rCheMyd1.pri.v2, whole genome shotgun sequence genome. Coding sequences within it:
- the LOC119564235 gene encoding hyaluronan synthase 1-like, translating into MDPRKAPKYLISAGRRNLTIAFALLILGVLTWAYVAGIQLVADQYRIMAFGLYGAFLAAHLVIQSFFASLEHRRMRRESLACSYTKTVALTISAYQEDPSYFWQCLESVRDTLYPPEKLRILMVIDGNSPDDRYMMDMFQEVFAGEDVGTYVWENNYHQLPQLEGGEGGSGSQGAGGEEPGPYTEVEMVDPGQLAVEELIRSRRCVCIMQRWGGKREVMYTAFRALGNSVDYIQVCDSDTKLDPSATVEMVKVLEANKRYGAVGGDVRILNVSDSFISFMSSLRYWMAFNVERACQSYFDCVSCISGPLGEPLAAGPLRPQPSGGRRSTAVTVHATAWLLPV